One genomic window of Myxococcales bacterium includes the following:
- a CDS encoding serine/threonine protein kinase — MIGRSLEGRYTIMSKLGAGSMGTVYRAKQHTMGREVAIKILRSDRALDESSKARFLREARANSLLASPNTVTVFDFGQSKTGELYLAMELLEGESLGQRLSRVGRLAPDVAIDAARQALRSLGEAHAKGIVHRDLKPDNLFFARVLSGALVGDDSLRTTRHEEIVKVVDFGIAKMLRDGDGPMNVVETQAGTVFGTPRYMSPEQAQGKPLDARSDLYSLGVILYQMLTGRPPFTDDDAIVVMARHIKTPPKPFKEACPEATIPPEIEQAVMRTLAKDPADRPGSAEVMASELLAAVEAALAGTSGVRAMVTNAAGIAIPDSMRPPPAAMSLPPPPAAPAPDRGSIWFIMMGLGVIGIGLLAFLIARSQPGGRSPLPPAATTTAPSAPASAVRDTPNDTPTISVDALPIVPSGAKVPVVTPPPAPPTGAPTTPTPATSGVKKPFVSGTAPSAKPSAAPSPSAPPPRYGTLEP; from the coding sequence ATGATCGGGCGCAGCCTCGAAGGGCGCTACACCATCATGTCGAAGCTCGGCGCGGGCTCGATGGGCACGGTGTACCGCGCGAAGCAGCACACGATGGGCCGCGAGGTCGCCATCAAAATCTTGCGCAGCGATCGCGCCCTCGACGAGAGCTCGAAGGCGCGTTTCCTCCGCGAAGCGCGCGCGAACAGCCTCCTCGCCTCGCCGAACACCGTCACCGTCTTCGACTTCGGCCAGAGCAAGACCGGCGAGCTCTATCTCGCGATGGAGCTGCTCGAGGGCGAGTCGCTCGGCCAGCGCCTCTCGCGCGTGGGCCGGCTGGCGCCGGACGTGGCGATCGACGCGGCGAGGCAGGCGCTACGCTCGCTCGGCGAGGCCCACGCGAAGGGCATCGTCCACCGCGATCTCAAGCCCGACAACCTCTTCTTTGCGAGGGTCCTCTCTGGCGCCCTCGTGGGCGACGACTCCCTCCGCACGACCCGGCACGAGGAGATCGTCAAGGTTGTTGACTTTGGCATCGCGAAGATGCTGCGCGACGGCGACGGCCCCATGAACGTCGTCGAGACGCAGGCCGGCACCGTGTTCGGCACGCCTCGCTACATGTCGCCCGAGCAGGCCCAGGGCAAGCCGCTCGACGCGCGCAGCGACCTCTACTCGCTCGGGGTGATCCTCTACCAAATGCTCACCGGGCGGCCGCCCTTCACGGACGACGACGCCATCGTCGTGATGGCGCGGCATATCAAGACCCCGCCCAAGCCCTTCAAAGAGGCCTGCCCCGAGGCGACCATCCCGCCCGAGATCGAGCAGGCGGTCATGCGCACCCTCGCGAAGGACCCCGCAGACCGCCCCGGGAGCGCGGAGGTCATGGCGAGCGAGCTCTTGGCCGCGGTGGAAGCGGCGCTCGCCGGCACGAGCGGCGTCCGCGCCATGGTCACGAACGCGGCTGGCATCGCCATCCCCGACTCCATGCGGCCCCCGCCGGCGGCGATGTCGCTGCCGCCGCCGCCGGCCGCGCCCGCGCCCGATCGGGGCTCCATCTGGTTCATCATGATGGGGCTCGGGGTCATCGGTATCGGGCTGCTGGCGTTCCTCATCGCCCGCAGCCAGCCGGGCGGACGGTCGCCGCTCCCGCCGGCGGCCACGACCACCGCACCGAGCGCCCCAGCGAGCGCGGTGCGCGACACGCCCAACGACACCCCGACCATTTCCGTCGATGCGCTCCCGATCGTGCCGTCCGGGGCGAAGGTTCCCGTCGTCACTCCCCCGCCCGCGCCCCCGACCGGAGCCCCGACGACCCCAACGCCGGCCACCTCGGGCGTCAAAAAGCCCTTCGTGTCGGGCACGGCTCCGAGCGCGAAGCCCTCGGCCGCGCCCTCTCCCTCAGCGCCACCTCCGCGCTACGGCACGCTCGAGCCCTGA
- a CDS encoding M23 family metallopeptidase, producing MPLPSPPPPTKPAPTAGPRPAGRPGARGWLAFTAGALLLLLGGHGAALPARAPTPRLPSAGALAPRPPAAACPPGTLPDNDVCVHLPTGDPGEGAAKQATANAHRERSGAWAVYEQIPRLSERPAAYEAYRYPIPPGLPGGKYVVSGYDLDRPDALQRRGRTLRHVGHGGLDLPQARGTPVKLVALEHQQGDAEVLFAGKLFGTTVVTRHGVHEAGRLREYIVLFGHLESIAPGISTGLRLPEGAVIGGVGDTGSPELVHLHLEVRRIRDGVDLTRVPSGGGLLGESVSVVCDPRNVLPLR from the coding sequence ATGCCGCTTCCGTCCCCTCCGCCCCCCACGAAGCCTGCGCCCACGGCCGGCCCACGCCCGGCGGGCCGGCCTGGGGCCCGCGGCTGGCTCGCGTTCACAGCCGGAGCGCTCTTGCTCCTGCTTGGCGGCCACGGCGCGGCGCTCCCCGCGCGCGCTCCGACGCCGCGCCTACCGAGCGCCGGAGCCCTCGCGCCGCGGCCTCCGGCGGCCGCTTGCCCGCCCGGGACGCTCCCCGACAACGACGTGTGCGTCCATCTGCCAACGGGCGATCCCGGAGAGGGAGCCGCGAAGCAGGCCACCGCCAACGCGCACCGCGAGCGCTCGGGGGCCTGGGCCGTTTACGAGCAGATTCCCCGGCTGAGCGAGCGTCCCGCCGCATACGAGGCCTACCGCTACCCCATCCCCCCCGGCCTTCCGGGCGGGAAGTACGTGGTGAGCGGCTACGACCTCGATCGCCCCGACGCCCTCCAGCGCCGCGGGCGCACACTGCGGCATGTCGGCCACGGCGGGCTCGACCTGCCTCAGGCGAGGGGCACGCCCGTCAAGCTCGTGGCGCTCGAGCACCAGCAGGGCGACGCCGAGGTGCTGTTCGCCGGGAAGCTCTTCGGCACCACCGTGGTCACACGCCACGGGGTGCACGAGGCCGGGCGGCTTCGGGAGTACATCGTACTCTTCGGGCACCTCGAGTCGATCGCGCCGGGGATCTCCACCGGCCTACGGCTCCCGGAGGGCGCCGTGATCGGCGGGGTGGGCGACACCGGCTCGCCCGAGCTCGTGCATCTCCACCTCGAGGTCCGGCGGATCCGCGATGGAGTCGACCTCACGCGGGTGCCCAGCGGCGGAGGTCTCCTCGGCGAGAGCGTGAGCGTCGTCTGTGATCCGCGCAATGTCCTGCCACTGCGGTAA